A region from the Benincasa hispida cultivar B227 chromosome 12, ASM972705v1, whole genome shotgun sequence genome encodes:
- the LOC120068110 gene encoding uncharacterized protein LOC120068110, translating into MFRGRSMGGGPAGNIIRTAGRAVARAASTPTNRPSSPTSTSRATRRHGGSANFHGLSSTSSLSQCPVSATNGVASGWHICNPYCDEFEWITEDGIESENVARVSEDSIGWSIPTLDEVHGAVSAIHRVFGQENDEAGRVGKYTGLVNRVSPVGSEVDWVEPCLDVQFCGRGVERVYDAFHLLQTDPSVQRMVMSVSTDKAVWDAIMNNEAVQHLRNSFHEAIDDAPQNSEESPPDEPSNDESTNVVRWIFDNTKTRVMEVIERITELMNHLFQNGNGNDDKKRGGEGRNLLEEKLRTSFLISIVVLLVVMVSRAHKASSSQSI; encoded by the exons ATGTTCCGCGGCAGAAGCATGGGAGGTGGACCTGCCGGAAACATCATCAGAACCGCCGGTAGAGCCGTCGCCAGAGCCGCCAGTACCCCCACCAACCGACCTTCCTCTCCAACTTCCACTTCCAGAGCCACACGCCGCCACGGCGGCTCCGCCAATTTCCATGGTCTGTCGTCGACTTCTTCCCTTAGCCAATGTCCTGTTTCCGCCACTAACGGCGTTGCCAGCGGCTGGCATATCTGTAATCCGTACTGCGATGAGTTCGAGTGGATTACTGAAGACGGAATTGAGAGCGAAAATGTGGCTAGGGTTTCTGAGGACTCAATCGGATGGTCCATTCCGACGTTGGATGAGGTTCATGGCGCCGTCTCTGCGATTCACCG TGTTTTTGGACAGGAGAACGATGAAGCGGGTCGGGTGGGGAAGTATACGGGTTTGGTGAACCGGGTTTCGCCGGTCGGGTCGGAGGTGGATTGGGTTGAGCCGTGTTTGGACGTGCAATTTTGTGGGCGTGGAGTTGAAAGGGTTTATGATGCTTTTCATTTATTGCAGACTGACCCTTCAGTTCAG agAATGGTTATGTCGGTATCAACGGATAAAGCAGTTTGGGATGCAATAATGAACAATGAAGCAGTGCAACATTTGAGGAACTCATTCCATGAAG CAATAGACGATGCTCCCCAGAATTCCGAGGAAAGCCCTCCTGATGAACCCTCCAACGACGAATCAACGAATGTCGTCCGATGGATTTTCGACAACACGAAGACGAGAGTGATGGAAGTAATCGAGAGAATCACAGAGCTGATGAACCATTTGTTTcagaatggaaatggaaatgatgaTAAGAAAAGGGGAGGAGAAGGAAGAAATCTGTTAGAGGAAAAGCTAAGAACTTCATTCTTAATCTCCATTGTCGTGCTGCTTGTTGTGATGGTGAGTCGAGCCCACAAGGCTTCTTCTTCTCAATCAATTTGA
- the LOC120093003 gene encoding PLAT domain-containing protein 3-like — protein MASRCLCFSIIFISLFFSAMAADNYADKCVYTFYVKTGSILKGGTDSKISVTISDARGQSVEILDLEAWGLMEQGHDYFERDKVDIFSGRGACVEAPMCRLNLTSDGSGSHHGWYCDYLEVTSTGPHRACSHMNNGRLVVSSSKRSASW, from the exons ATGGCGTCTCGTTGTCTCTGTTTCTCCATTATCTTcatctctctcttcttctctgCAATGGCGGCTGATAATTATGCC GACAAATGCGTTTACACATTCTACGTGAAGACAGGTTCAATTCTGAAGGGCGGAACGGACTCCAAAATCAGCGTGACAATCAGCGATGCAAGGGGCCAATCGGTGGAGATTTTGGATCTAGAAGCGTGGGGGCTGATGGAACAAGGCCACGACTATTTCGAACGGGACAAGGTCGACATATTCAGTGGAAGGGGTGCGTGTGTCGAAGCGCCGATGTGTCGACTGAACCTAACCTCCGACGGATCGGGCTCGCACCACGGGTGGTACTGCGACTATCTGGAGGTGACGTCGACGGGGCCGCACAGGGCATGCTCCCATATGAATAACGGAAGGCTGGTGGTGTCCAGTTCTAAAAGATCTGCTTCCTGGTAG